The DNA sequence CACGAGCGAGAGCACGGTCAGATCGCGCCGGAAGGCGCCGCGGGCCAGACGCGCCTTCCCGGTGAGCTGCGCCTCGCGCGTGAAGCCGCTCAGCTCGAGATCGGCGTCCCACGCGCTGGAGAAGCCCTCGATCTGGCCGAGCGCCACGTCCTTGGCCTGCACCTGGAAGCGGTATCCGCCGGGCTGCCAGCCTTGCAGCGCCAGCGCGCCCTGCGCCTGCAGGCGGCCGCCGCCCATCGTCGCGGTCGCGTCCTTCAGCTGCACCCCCTGGGTGGACAGGGCGAGGCGCGCTTCGATGTCGCGCAGGGTTTCCGGCCGATCGCGCAGCACGAGACTGCCGCGGTGGATCGCCCCGTCGCCGACGAGCGTGGGCGCGGCGACCGCGCCCGATGCGCGCACCGTGAGATCGAGCGTGCCGCCCGCCTCCCGGATCTCGGGCCGCACCGCCGCCAGCATGGCCAGCGGCAGCTGAGCCACCGCGCGCCCGTCCAGCCGGCCATCGGCGCTCACCGTGCCGGCGCCCGAGACGAAGCCGGCTTTCTTGCCGGCGAGGCGGAACTCGGCGACGGCGAGCCCGCCCTGCGCCCAGCGCGCCTGGATCGGGCTCGTGCTCTCCCATGTGTCACCCGCCACGACGACGCGCAGCGGATCGATCGAGACGACGGCGTGGCCGTTTCCAGGGTCGGCGAGCGGCACCCGCGCCGTCCCGCGCGCCGACACGGTGCCCGCGAGGCCGCTGAGCGACGGGCCCAGCATTTGGCCGACCCGCGCCAGATCCACATCCGGCACCGTGACCTCGGCGTCGAGGGTGCCCGCCGCGTCCACGCGTCCGTGACCGCTCGCCAGGAGCCGCGGCTCGGGGAACGAGAGATCGGCGCGGAAGGCGCCGTTCTGCGCCGAGGCGTCGAGCTGCCCGCGGCCCAGCGTGACGTCGCCCACCGCGACGTCCTCCAGCACCGCGCGCGCGGTGCCGGTGAGGTCCGAGGCCGACGTCATCGTGGCGTCGACGGTGGCGCGCCCGGTGCCCCGCAGGGCGACGCCCGACGGGATCACCGCGAGCCGGGCCAGCGGCGCCGGCCCCAGCGTGGCCTGCGCGCGGCCGCCGCCCGCCCAGGCCCAGGTGGCGGTGCCGCGGGTGGGAATGCCGAGCGCATCGACGGAGAGATCGGTGACCTCGATGCGCGCGGGGTCCAGCGCGAACAGCGCCCGCAGCTGCCGCAGCGGCCCGGGCCCCATCTCCACCAGCGGCGAGGTGAGCGTGCCGGTCACGCGCCACCCCCGCGGCGTGCCCTCCGCGCGCGCGGTCAGGGCCAGCGCGCCGCGCCCCCGGGCCGCCGGCGGCAGCAGCGGCGAGACGTCCTCGAGCCGCGCCGCGGGCACGCGCAGCTCGGCGCGCAGCTGCGTCTGGCCGGCCAGCACCTCGGCGGTCAACGGTCCGGTCTGCGGCCACGTCACGCTGGCGTCGGCCGAGAGCCGGCTCTGGCCCAGTCGCGCCTGGCCGTTCTCGACGCGCAGGCTCGACCGGGTCACGCGCAGCGGTACGTCCACGTCGGTCACGGTGGCGCCCCGCACCTGGATCTGCGGCGCGCGCAGCGAGCCGGTCGCCTCGAGGGCGTCGGTGCGGCCGCGCCCCTCCAGGGTGAGCGTGGCGCCCCCGGCGAGGCCGTCGACGCCGAGCGCGGGCCCGAGGCGGGCCAGCTCGCCCTCGACGCGGGCGGTGAGCGCGACGGCGCCGTCGCCGCGCACGCGGCCGGAGGCGGCGGCGGTGAGCCCGGGCCACTGCGCGTCGAGGCGGCTCAGCTCCACGTCGCCGCCGTCGAGCCGCGCCTCGGCGCGCGCTTCACCGCGGCCGAGCGCTCCGAGGGCGCCCGGCAGCCGCGCGTTCACGAGCGCGATCGAGAGCGCGTGCGGATCGGGGCCGGCCAGCGCGCCGCTCGCGTCGAGCCGGCCGGCCGGGCCCTCGAGCCGGAAGCGCTCGACGATCACGCGCGGGCCCTCCCAGCGCAGCACCAGCGGGCCCGCGCTCGTCCACGGCTCGCCCAGCAGGTGCAGGGCGGCCGGCGTCACCCGCAGCACGCCGCGGCCGCTCGCCGGCCGGGCGAGCGGGATCGACGCCTCGCCGCGGGCCGACACGCGGCCCTCGACCTGATCGGCCGCGCCCGAGCCGATCTCCCGGAGCAGCGGCGGCAGCGCCAGGTCGTCGAGGACGAGCGTCGCGTTGATCGCGCCGCCGGCCTCGAGCCGGCCGCGGGCCGTCGCCCGCAGCCGCCGCGTCGGGAACGACAGCTCGCCGTCCAGCGCGCCGCCGCGCACGCGCACCTCGGCCTGGCCCGCGCCGAGCAACACGCCGGCCGCGCTCGTCTGGTCGAGCCGGGCGACCGCGGTCGCGGTGACGGCCCCGCGATCCACCGAGCCGTCCACGGTGGCGCGGCCGGTGCCGCCGAGCCGCAGGGCCGGCGGCACGCCCGCGATCGCGTGCAGCGGCACCGGCCCCAGCTCG is a window from the Candidatus Methylomirabilota bacterium genome containing:
- a CDS encoding translocation/assembly module TamB domain-containing protein — its product is FGMVAVAFVASWAIVRLYGPTFTREHVAALLTDALGQPARVGAVRLRPLLGRITLEDLEIAPSAASPDGLSLRAAAIDVSLDIASVWRRQLTVSAVARNLRLDFTVPATSGGGGLPFPLPESFDAGPVRIGIGRVAISGGHVVIRLPEPAMVLEIADPDITARPTGGDLDVFGRVGVLRVDALGRREQFDAVTLDGRLAADVIRLRQVGWRWHGEALRLVGEVRRPWVADREVVLRLDGDLALTALAHLAGSEQTLDGKIQLALDGRWAGQTLRVDDLQARMGEARLRGRLEATAQDGGDTHLRLDLRDIALPGALAGLGAGTASAEGRTRDGGLDLTRARADWRGLGLSLGGRVASGSSLALHAKLTAGLGEMGRALSLGRLTGRATATADLTGHGQTPTLEGRVTIADLVADGHVVEAADPTFRFAPSPGPDSRWEGTVQSSRLRWDDLVVESLAAALAVDGQRVQVTRARARAAAVPIEATGVWEWAGSGRGHAELGPVPLHAIAGVPPALRLGGTGRATVDGSVDRGAVTATAVARLDQTSAAGVLLGAGQAEVRVRGGALDGELSFPTRRLRATARGRLEAGGAINATLVLDDLALPPLLREIGSGAADQVEGRVSARGEASIPLARPASGRGVLRVTPAALHLLGEPWTSAGPLVLRWEGPRVIVERFRLEGPAGRLDASGALAGPDPHALSIALVNARLPGALGALGRGEARAEARLDGGDVELSRLDAQWPGLTAAASGRVRGDGAVALTARVEGELARLGPALGVDGLAGGATLTLEGRGRTDALEATGSLRAPQIQVRGATVTDVDVPLRVTRSSLRVENGQARLGQSRLSADASVTWPQTGPLTAEVLAGQTQLRAELRVPAARLEDVSPLLPPAARGRGALALTARAEGTPRGWRVTGTLTSPLVEMGPGPLRQLRALFALDPARIEVTDLSVDALGIPTRGTATWAWAGGGRAQATLGPAPLARLAVIPSGVALRGTGRATVDATMTSASDLTGTARAVLEDVAVGDVTLGRGQLDASAQNGAFRADLSFPEPRLLASGHGRVDAAGTLDAEVTVPDVDLARVGQMLGPSLSGLAGTVSARGTARVPLADPGNGHAVVSIDPLRVVVAGDTWESTSPIQARWAQGGLAVAEFRLAGKKAGFVSGAGTVSADGRLDGRAVAQLPLAMLAAVRPEIREAGGTLDLTVRASGAVAAPTLVGDGAIHRGSLVLRDRPETLRDIEARLALSTQGVQLKDATATMGGGRLQAQGALALQGWQPGGYRFQVQAKDVALGQIEGFSSAWDADLELSGFTREAQLTGKARLARGAFRRDLTVLSLVLAPAHAATVDPTTPMRLRVRVDLDDNLVVRSRTADLRAGGVLNVEGTTVRPILFGAVESRDGRIKFRGRDWTVTSAIVRFADPRRLDPYLEVLATSRIAEYDVTMQVTGPVSNIEVRFSSTPRLSQNDLLSLVAFGATGAALRDSPATVLLGEAGRMLAQNVLGVEPSVSGLRISTSSSSDGASEVHGFPGEDQQRSPAVGPSRNSPGGRSEKVHIEYQLLAPLYLSGEYDREYGYGADVVLRFRFR